Sequence from the Gemmatimonadota bacterium genome:
CCGCCAGTCACCCCACCGGACACGATGAAGCTCATCACATCGGAGGAGTCGCCCTCGACGGTCACCACCCGATCGGCGGGGACGAGGACCAGGTTGCCGGCGATGTTGTAGGACTGCGGCAGGTAGACGGCCACGTGGCCGGGCAGGCCCAGCCGGGTCACGTCATCGGCGGTGACGAAGCCGAGGAACCAGAGATCGAGCGAAGGGTCTGGCTGGACCCGGACGGCGCGGTTGAAGCGCTTCTTGTTCCCGACGAACGCCCCCATCAGGTCCTTCGCCGCGGTGTAGAGAATGCGGATAAACGGGAGCCGTTCGAAGAGCTGGTCGAGCGTGGCGAGCGCGGCGCGCGTCACCACGTTGGTGGCGAGTGCGCCGATCGCGGTGATGCCGGCCATGACCACCAGCAGTCCGATTCCCGGAATCGTCAGCCCGAGCCAGCTGTCCACCCAGGTCACTGCCCGCCAGGCAATCCACACCGTCAGTGCCACGGGGAGGGAGATGACCAGGCCGCGCACGAAGTTGCGCGTCACGAAGCGGATCACCGGTTGGGGCCGATTGTCGGATTCGATCACAGCAATGGCTCCAATGCACTGAGCAGTGCGTTCAGTTCACCCACGGTGCGGTCGCCCATGTGTCCGATGCGGATGACGGTGTCGCGCTCCTCGCCCTTGCCGGTGGCGATCTGCCAGCCCAGCCCATCCAGGGTGCGGACCAGTGCGTCGGCGCTCCGTCCCTGGCGGAGGCGGAGCGCGGAGACGGTGTCGGCGCGCCGCCCGGGCGGGGCCATGAAGCGGCATCGGCCGTGGCCCGCCACCCATCCTTCGACTTGCACGCGCATCGCCTGATGGCGCGCGTACCGGGCCGCCAACCCCTCGAGCGCAATACGATCGAGCTGTGCATCGAGTGCGTGGACCACCGGCAGCGACGGCGTCTGGGGAAAGCGCCCCGCCACCGCGTCCGCGTGCAACGACACCGGATCAAGATAGAGGCCGCGTCCCTCGACCGCGTCGGCGCGTCGCAGGAAGCGCTCCGAGGCCACGGCGAAGGCGACCCCGGTCGGGACGCCGAGGGCCTTCTGGGTGGTGCCCAGGAAGAAGTCGGCGCCCCAGCGATCGGGATCGACGACGATGCCGCCGACCGACGAGACGCCGTCGACGATGGTGACGACATCACCGAGGCTCCGCAACAATCGGAGCAACTCGCTGACCGGCTGTACCACACCGGTGGACGTCTCCACGTGGACGAGCGAGACGGCATCGACCGGCGGTCCGTCCAGCGCGAGGGCCAGCAGCCCCGGCTCGA
This genomic interval carries:
- a CDS encoding DUF502 domain-containing protein yields the protein MIESDNRPQPVIRFVTRNFVRGLVISLPVALTVWIAWRAVTWVDSWLGLTIPGIGLLVVMAGITAIGALATNVVTRAALATLDQLFERLPFIRILYTAAKDLMGAFVGNKKRFNRAVRVQPDPSLDLWFLGFVTADDVTRLGLPGHVAVYLPQSYNIAGNLVLVPADRVVTVEGDSSDVMSFIVSGGVTGGKGVVEPGHSIIDDRSPIIP
- a CDS encoding alanine--glyoxylate aminotransferase family protein — protein: MRATAGVISTGRFFLPGPVEVHSDVAQAMLHPAIGHRSAAAEALLARVQRGLGDILQSRRPVMTVTGSASAMMEAAIRAGVEERILCVITGHFSERFAKIAERCDKEVVRLHVPHGEALEPGLLALALDGPPVDAVSLVHVETSTGVVQPVSELLRLLRSLGDVVTIVDGVSSVGGIVVDPDRWGADFFLGTTQKALGVPTGVAFAVASERFLRRADAVEGRGLYLDPVSLHADAVAGRFPQTPSLPVVHALDAQLDRIALEGLAARYARHQAMRVQVEGWVAGHGRCRFMAPPGRRADTVSALRLRQGRSADALVRTLDGLGWQIATGKGEERDTVIRIGHMGDRTVGELNALLSALEPLL